In the Verrucomicrobiia bacterium genome, CGGGGACACGGCCGAGTATGGGGATGGGAAGGAGGAACTCGGCGCGGAGAAGTTTGGACCAGTTGCTGGGGACAAGGCCGCGTGATTTGCCGGGGAGTTTTCGGAGGTAACCTTTGATTTCAAGGGCCCCGAGATGATCGCGGGCGGTGCCGGTGGAGCGGTAGCCGAATTTGGCGCAGATTTCGCGGACAGTGGGCGGTGAGCCGCTTTTGCGGATGCTGTCGAGGATGTAGGTAAGCAGCTTTTGTTGCGGTGGTGTCAGCGATTCTTGCACGAAAGATGTGATACCACACAAATGTGTGGTATGGCAAGAAAATAGTGAAAAAATTAAAACCGCGCCTTACGACGCGGCTACAGGGGGAGAAATTACGCGGCGGCGAGTGCGCCGCAGATTGCGCGGTCCAGCTCGCGGACGTCGAACGGCTTCTCGACGAATCCACGGGCGCCCGCTTCGCGAGCTTCGGATTCCGTGGTGCGGCTGCCGGTGACGATGACGACTTTTGAGTCGGGGCTGGATTTGGAGAGCATGGTCGTGCAGGTGAGTCCGTCGATGAGAGGCATGCGCACGTCCATCACGATCAACTCGGGATGCATGCTGGCGCACTTATCGATGGCGTCCTGGCCATTGGTGGCGTAGCCGATCACCTCGTGGCCGAGATGTTCGAGCACCAGGCGCAGGGCGAACCGAACGGAATCCGTATCATCTGCAATCAAGACCTTCATCGTGAGCGTTAGTTTAGCAGTGGCCATGCCATCGCCTCGAAACCTAGGTAAAATGGGCATTTCAAGGGATGTAGTAGCTAAAAAGAGCCCAAAATTGGCCAAGTAACCGCACTAGCCGGTGAGAATGTTCTGCGAGCCAACCGCCAAAAAGGCAAAGAAGTAGCCGGATTACACTTTGGAATAGCCGCTACTGGGAGAGGCGGACGCGGTAGAAGCGGG is a window encoding:
- a CDS encoding response regulator transcription factor, translated to MATAKLTLTMKVLIADDTDSVRFALRLVLEHLGHEVIGYATNGQDAIDKCASMHPELIVMDVRMPLIDGLTCTTMLSKSSPDSKVVIVTGSRTTESEAREAGARGFVEKPFDVRELDRAICGALAAA